TCCAGAGCCAGTTGTATTGATATCTATTGAGCCAGAAAGAACATCTGATGATTCTAGACTTAAGGAGGTGCTTGAAATAATAGCTAAGGAGGATCCCACTTTTAGCTATAGTGAGAGCAAGGAAACAGGGCAATTACTTATTACTGGAATGGGTGAATTACATCTTGATATCATTATCACAAGAATTAGAGATGAGTTTAAACTCAATGTTTATGTGGGAAAACCTCAGGTAAGTTATAGGGAAAGTTTAAGTTTAAAGGTTGATGATGTATTTGAATTTAGTAATATTTTTGCAGGTAAAGAACTGAATTTAAAAATTGGTATGGTTATTACTCCTTTAGACAGGGGAGTGGGAAACAAGATTGATTTCGAATGTGATGTTGAGCCTTTGTTTAGAACGGCAATAACTAAAGGGATTTTCTCTTCCTTTTCAAGTGGTGTTATTGGATATCCTATCATAGACACAGGAGTTAAGATTACTTCGTTAACTTATGATAAAGGTAAGGTTAATGAATTTGCTATTGAGTCAATATCAGGACTTGCATTTCATGAACTTTTTAAAAAAGCTAGTCCTGTTAAGTTAGAACCTATAATGATTCTGGAAATTAGGATTCCCGTTGAATATACAGGAGATGTGGTCTCTACATTAAATTATGTTGGTGGAATTATTCATTCCATTAATAGTGTTGAGGATTGTGAGATAATAAAGGCCGAGGCAGCTTTTGAAAAACTTTTTGGATATACTTCTACTCTCAGGAGCTCTACTAAGGGAAGGGGGACCTTTACTATGGAATTTTCTTACTTTAGGGAGAAGTGGGATTGATTATTGTTGAAAATGTTGTATCTATTAGGGTAAAACATTTTATTTTTTATTAAAAGTAATCAATTAAGGAGCGTTTTAGTATGTCAAGTAAGTCTTATTTTGATGGAGGCGTTTATGAATCAGTTTGTGTATATGTTGGTGCGGCCGTTATGACTTGTTGTACTCTTGGATTTTGTTTTCCTTGGGCCTATTGTATGGTGTGCAAGTTTCATGTTGATCACACTGTTATTGAAGGACGTCGTTTGAAGTTTGAGGGAGATGGTGCAAATCTTTTGGGGCATTGGATCACCTGGTGGGTTTTTTGTGTTATTACTCTTGGGATTTATACTTTGTGGATAGGAGTTAAGGTTGAAAAATGGAAAGTTGAACATACACGTTTTGTAGATTGATTTTTAATGGCAAAAATGTAGGTTTAGTTTTCCAATTTAGTTTTGGGTTCTATTGTTTAATGTATGTTCCGTGTACCTAAGTTAGGGTGTGCGGTTCGTGTTTGTTTTGCGTACTCGTTTTTATTTCTTGGAATACTAAGGCTTTATGATTGATAGTGGGCTTTAGTGTTTAAGTATTTTGCCGCGGTTTTAATAAATTGATTAAAATATAATTTTATTCTTTAAAAAAAAGATTTTTTGTCTTTTAAGTTCTACTAGAATATTATGGTGATTTTTTGATATCATGTCTTATTATTAATATTTTTTTATTTTAAAAATAAAGGAGGTTATGTTATGCAAGGTGAGAACATGGTTTCAATCAGAGGTGGGAATAGGAAGAAAATACTCCTTAGCTTGAAGAATATGCAGTATTCGAGAACAGATTTAGCCCGTAGATTATCATTAACGAATGCTGCTGTTACAATTCTTACTAATCAGATGATTAAGGAAAATATTTTAGTTGAAGTTGGGTCAAAGGAAACGGATATTAAGAAACACGGACGAAAAGAGATACTTCTTGATATCAACAAGGATTTTGCATATTCAATGGGAGTAATTATTTCGAGTAATTATTTTCAAATAGGAATTGCAAATCTTAAATGTGAGGTTTTAATAAGTGAAACTTATTCCTTCGAGCCCCCAGTTAGTGCTTATGAAATTTTGGAAAAAATTAAGGATCATATGATTGAGATTATATGGAAGCATAATTTTTCAAGAGATAAGTTTATTGGATTAGGATTTAGTATTACTGGAATAATTAAGGATAAGGAATCTGGGATTGTTAATGATAGCCATGGAGCATGGGTTGAGAGGGATGTACCTGTTAAGGCTATACTGGAGGAATATTTTTCACTAACGGTGTATCTTGAGAGTTATGTTAAAAATCTTTCTCTTGCTGAATTTATGGGTAAGAGCGTGGATAATATCATGTTTTTTGATTACACAGATACTGCTGAGCTTTCCATTTGGGCTGAGGGCAATGTTTATTCTGGATTTAATAATAAATCTGGCATGGTTAGTCACATGGTTATTGACTATGGGGGTGAGAAAAATTGTCCCACTTGTGGAAATAAGGGGTGTGTTAATATGTTAATATCCAATTTTGCGCTCCAGCGTCTAATATCAAAAGAGTTTATGAATGGTGAGATTCCTGAGCTTTATGACAAGTATGAAGGTAGGCTTAAGAAGGTTACTATATATGATATTTTTTCTCTTCATGAAAAATATGAATTTGTGAGAAAAATAATGGAGGATACAATAAAGTATTTAGCGATAGTTATAATTAATATTCAAAGAATTCTTGATTTTAATTATTTGGTGCTTTATGGACAAAGTTTTAAACTTAAAAGTTTTTTTGACTTATTGAAAGAGGAAATAAAGAAGTTAAACAAAGAGAGTATTGTGTTAAAACTTAGTTCTCTTGATACGGAAGTGTCTGTTATTGGGCCTGCGTCTAGCGTTATTTTTAATAAGTTTTATTTAACAGGAGGAGATATTGATTAATGTTTTCTTTTTTTGTATCGTATACTCTGTAATATTTTGCAAATGAGGATAGTTTTTAGTGTTTGGTGAGCTGGGGGCAGGTTTTAGGAATTTTGTATCGTATATCTCTGGAAAATCTGTGATAGGGGAGAGGAATATTGAGGAGTCAGTGTGCACTATTAAGGATGCTTTAGTTGATGCTGATGTCAATTTGAGAGTTGTAAGGCGTTTTGTTGGTGCTGTTGTGGAAGAGGCTAGGGGAATCAAGGTTTTAAGGGGTGTTGATCCTGGGTCTCAGTTTATTAAGATTGTTAATGATAAGCTTGTAAGTTTTTTGGGAGATAGACATTCTGAACTCGTTTTAAATCCTGTAAATAAACAGTCGTTTATTTTGATGGTTGGACTTCAGGGATCTGGTAAGACTACAACTTGCGTGAAACTTGCGCTGCGACTTAAGAGAGATGGCAGGAAGGTTCTT
This is a stretch of genomic DNA from Borrelia sp. P9F1. It encodes these proteins:
- a CDS encoding DUF898 family protein; translation: MSSKSYFDGGVYESVCVYVGAAVMTCCTLGFCFPWAYCMVCKFHVDHTVIEGRRLKFEGDGANLLGHWITWWVFCVITLGIYTLWIGVKVEKWKVEHTRFVD
- a CDS encoding ROK family protein produces the protein MQGENMVSIRGGNRKKILLSLKNMQYSRTDLARRLSLTNAAVTILTNQMIKENILVEVGSKETDIKKHGRKEILLDINKDFAYSMGVIISSNYFQIGIANLKCEVLISETYSFEPPVSAYEILEKIKDHMIEIIWKHNFSRDKFIGLGFSITGIIKDKESGIVNDSHGAWVERDVPVKAILEEYFSLTVYLESYVKNLSLAEFMGKSVDNIMFFDYTDTAELSIWAEGNVYSGFNNKSGMVSHMVIDYGGEKNCPTCGNKGCVNMLISNFALQRLISKEFMNGEIPELYDKYEGRLKKVTIYDIFSLHEKYEFVRKIMEDTIKYLAIVIINIQRILDFNYLVLYGQSFKLKSFFDLLKEEIKKLNKESIVLKLSSLDTEVSVIGPASSVIFNKFYLTGGDID